Proteins from a genomic interval of Lactococcus protaetiae:
- the recR gene encoding recombination mediator RecR gives MYYPEPIAKLIESFSKLPGIGQKTATRLAFHTIGMDDQDVNEFAKNLLSAKRDLRFCSICGNLTETDPCGICTDTTRDKSTILVVEESKDVLAMEKIREYRGLYHVLHGTISPMNGISPDEINVKSLITRLMDSSVSEVIIATNATSDGEATAMYLARMIKPAGIKVTRLARGLAVGSDIEYADEVTLSKAVENRMEI, from the coding sequence ATGTACTATCCAGAACCTATAGCAAAGCTGATTGAATCGTTTTCTAAATTACCTGGAATTGGGCAGAAAACGGCGACAAGGTTAGCTTTTCATACCATTGGCATGGATGACCAAGATGTCAATGAATTTGCTAAAAATTTGCTATCTGCAAAGCGTGATTTACGTTTTTGCTCAATTTGTGGCAATTTGACTGAAACTGACCCTTGTGGAATTTGTACGGACACCACTCGTGACAAATCTACCATTCTAGTAGTAGAAGAGTCTAAAGATGTGTTAGCAATGGAAAAAATCAGAGAATATCGTGGACTTTACCATGTGTTACATGGGACTATTTCGCCGATGAATGGAATTAGTCCTGATGAGATTAATGTAAAATCGCTCATTACCAGGTTGATGGATAGTAGTGTTTCAGAAGTTATTATTGCGACAAATGCAACTTCTGATGGCGAAGCGACGGCGATGTATTTAGCGAGAATGATTAAGCCAGCAGGGATAAAAGTGACACGATTGGCGCGTGGTTTAGCGGTTGGCTCTGATATTGAGTACGCCGATGAGGTAACGCTGTCCAAAGCTGTCGAAAATCGTATGGAGATATGA
- a CDS encoding D-alanine--D-alanine ligase, with translation MSKETLILLYGGRSAEREVSVLSAESVMRAVNYDRFNVKTYFITKSGDFIKTQEFTALPATDEKLMTNDSVVWNDKIAPSAIYETDAIVFPVLHGPMGEDGSIQGFLEILKLAYVGPNILSASSTMDKLLAKHVFESVGVPQVPYVAAFADENQAEIAEEVVEKLQFPVFVKPANMGSSVGISKVEDLTELARALTEAYKYDNRVVIEQGVDAREIECAVLGNGGEISATLPGEVVKDVAFYDYNSKYIDNKIQMDIPAHIAPKLAEQIQTYAIKAYKAVNGTGLSRCDFFVTADGRLYLNEINAIPGFTQWSMYPLLWENMGLSYSALIEKLVDLAKSAFETREKHLL, from the coding sequence ATGTCAAAAGAAACTTTAATTTTACTTTATGGTGGTCGAAGTGCAGAGCGTGAGGTTTCTGTTTTGTCGGCTGAAAGCGTGATGCGTGCGGTAAATTATGACCGATTTAATGTTAAAACATACTTCATCACAAAGTCTGGTGATTTCATCAAAACGCAAGAATTCACAGCGTTACCTGCTACTGACGAAAAATTGATGACTAATGACAGCGTTGTGTGGAATGACAAGATTGCGCCGTCAGCGATTTATGAAACAGATGCTATTGTTTTTCCTGTGCTACATGGACCAATGGGAGAAGATGGCTCTATTCAGGGCTTTTTAGAGATTTTGAAATTGGCTTATGTTGGCCCAAATATTTTGTCGGCAAGTAGTACAATGGATAAATTATTGGCAAAACACGTCTTTGAGTCTGTCGGAGTTCCTCAAGTTCCTTATGTCGCTGCATTTGCAGATGAAAATCAAGCTGAGATTGCTGAAGAAGTTGTCGAAAAACTTCAATTTCCAGTCTTTGTAAAACCAGCAAATATGGGCTCAAGTGTCGGAATTAGTAAGGTTGAAGATTTGACAGAACTAGCGCGTGCGCTGACAGAAGCTTATAAGTATGATAATCGCGTTGTGATTGAACAAGGTGTGGATGCTCGTGAAATTGAGTGTGCCGTCCTTGGGAATGGTGGCGAAATTTCAGCAACTCTGCCAGGCGAAGTTGTAAAAGATGTCGCTTTTTACGATTATAATTCTAAATATATTGATAATAAAATTCAGATGGATATTCCAGCGCACATTGCGCCAAAGCTTGCTGAACAAATTCAAACTTATGCGATTAAAGCGTATAAAGCGGTCAATGGTACAGGATTATCACGTTGCGATTTTTTTGTAACAGCAGATGGAAGATTGTATCTCAACGAAATTAACGCTATTCCAGGATTTACGCAGTGGTCAATGTATCCATTACTCTGGGAAAACATGGGCTTGAGCTATTCAGCTTTGATTGAAAAACTTGTCGATTTGGCAAAATCTGCCTTTGAAACCCGAGAAAAACACCTTTTGTAA
- a CDS encoding AraC family transcriptional regulator: MENIYHSKINNLNFLLVDIAYRKPHLHFDMEVSFVLEGKGKIRTQEQEFTIQAGQGIIFNSCQIHEFISEQAMKVLVVQFSTTILEIIFPQLDRTNFESRPFDLENNPEVLYFILQAALSYFEEGTHSPLRVHGYTSLVLDGLMEICNYDILSAAQQNKLMDLQERIQRISSYIHEHYTSKISLDDLATREGFSRTYFSHFFKNNFGITFKEYLDNLRCEKARTLLASTNENLLTISYICGFSDIRTLNNAFSKCYGVSPRDYRRNNLNSSVNLKMSFNQDEIDNQKMYDDKESFDLLQDYLEARFTNFRLNSTTLHHQ; this comes from the coding sequence TTGGAGAATATTTATCATTCAAAGATAAACAATCTGAATTTTTTGTTAGTGGATATTGCTTATCGTAAACCCCATTTGCACTTTGATATGGAAGTATCGTTTGTCCTTGAGGGAAAAGGAAAAATTAGAACTCAAGAACAAGAATTTACTATTCAAGCAGGGCAGGGCATTATTTTTAATAGTTGCCAGATTCATGAGTTTATCTCAGAACAAGCGATGAAAGTCTTGGTCGTGCAGTTTAGTACAACAATCCTTGAGATTATTTTTCCTCAGTTGGATCGGACAAACTTTGAAAGCCGACCCTTTGATTTGGAGAATAATCCTGAAGTCCTTTATTTTATTCTTCAAGCAGCTCTGAGTTATTTTGAAGAAGGGACGCATTCTCCGTTGCGCGTGCATGGTTACACCTCGTTGGTTCTGGATGGGCTGATGGAAATCTGCAATTACGACATTCTCAGTGCAGCCCAACAAAATAAATTGATGGACTTACAAGAGCGTATCCAGCGGATTTCTTCGTACATCCATGAACACTACACCAGCAAGATTTCACTAGATGATTTAGCGACACGTGAAGGATTTTCTCGGACTTATTTTAGTCACTTTTTTAAAAATAATTTTGGTATCACTTTTAAAGAGTACTTGGATAACTTACGCTGTGAAAAAGCACGAACTCTTCTTGCATCGACGAATGAAAATCTGCTCACAATTTCCTATATTTGTGGTTTTTCTGACATCAGGACATTGAATAATGCATTCTCTAAATGCTATGGTGTTTCTCCAAGAGATTATCGGAGAAACAATTTGAACTCATCAGTTAACCTAAAAATGTCTTTTAACCAAGATGAGATTGACAACCAAAAAATGTATGACGATAAGGAAAGTTTCGACTTGCTCCAAGATTATTTAGAAGCACGATTTACAAATTTTAGACTTAATAGCACCACACTACATCATCAATGA
- a CDS encoding peptide ABC transporter substrate-binding protein → MKKSKLIGLSVLSLASVGVLAACGNSNSAQKNIQFSIPTDVASLDTTLLTDQYSYDVAGNVEEGATRVNSKGDAALALAKSIDVSKDGLTYTITLRDGLKWSNGDKLTAKDFVYAWQRAVDPKTGSEYAYLMGAVKGANDIMASKAAVNTLGIKADSDTQFTVTLAQPTPYFKFLLSEPVYYPLDQKVVEKYGKQFGTTSAKMVYDGPFMFTSKNGWTGTNKKFSIYKNPNYYDKSAVKSDEIDFQVISNANTGAQLYKQKKLDFTLLPTTDLINANKNVKGFTVFKQARTDYIEYNQSGKNASSTDAQKALANQDIREALNLATNRKEVVQTALPDSTPATSFTPVGMSKTATGEDFATYAKQDYTYDAAKAKTLWETGLKETGLTKVTLSFEAAGDLAPSAATANYLQTSYEKALPGLTVNLKLVPFQQRLKDAQNGTFDMILSGWGGDYAEPSTFLQLFTTGQAYNDGKFSSKAYDKAFTAATTTPDVLEPAKVDADYKEAETALYQGSYINPVDFQANPALMNPNIKGLEFHSTGLAYDLKTAYLK, encoded by the coding sequence ATGAAAAAAAGTAAACTCATCGGCTTGTCCGTCCTTTCGTTAGCATCAGTTGGCGTTCTTGCCGCTTGTGGAAATAGCAACAGCGCTCAAAAAAATATTCAATTTTCCATTCCGACAGATGTCGCTTCTTTGGATACTACTTTACTCACAGACCAATACTCTTACGACGTTGCAGGAAATGTTGAAGAAGGAGCAACTCGTGTAAATAGTAAGGGTGATGCCGCACTAGCTTTAGCAAAATCAATTGATGTTTCAAAAGACGGTTTGACCTATACGATTACTCTAAGAGATGGCTTGAAATGGTCAAACGGAGATAAACTCACAGCTAAAGATTTTGTCTATGCATGGCAACGCGCTGTAGACCCAAAAACAGGCTCAGAATACGCCTACCTCATGGGTGCAGTAAAAGGTGCCAATGATATAATGGCGAGCAAAGCTGCGGTAAATACTTTGGGCATCAAAGCAGATAGCGATACTCAATTTACTGTCACTCTGGCACAACCAACACCTTACTTTAAATTCCTCCTCTCAGAACCCGTTTATTATCCTCTTGACCAAAAAGTTGTCGAAAAATATGGCAAACAATTCGGTACAACATCCGCAAAAATGGTTTATGACGGACCATTTATGTTTACCTCGAAAAATGGTTGGACAGGAACAAATAAAAAATTCTCTATCTATAAAAACCCAAATTACTACGACAAATCAGCTGTGAAGTCTGACGAGATAGATTTCCAAGTCATTAGCAATGCCAATACTGGTGCACAACTCTACAAGCAAAAGAAACTTGACTTCACTCTGCTCCCAACAACAGACCTTATCAATGCAAACAAAAACGTCAAAGGCTTTACAGTGTTTAAACAAGCCAGAACAGACTATATTGAGTACAACCAATCAGGAAAAAATGCTTCAAGTACAGATGCTCAAAAAGCATTAGCCAATCAAGATATTCGTGAAGCACTCAATCTTGCGACAAACCGTAAAGAAGTTGTTCAAACAGCATTGCCAGATTCAACACCAGCAACGAGCTTCACTCCAGTGGGCATGAGTAAGACAGCGACAGGAGAAGATTTTGCGACATATGCCAAACAAGATTATACCTATGATGCTGCAAAAGCTAAGACCTTATGGGAAACGGGACTAAAAGAAACGGGACTTACAAAAGTCACTCTGAGTTTTGAAGCAGCAGGTGACCTCGCGCCATCTGCCGCCACAGCAAACTATCTCCAAACTTCCTATGAAAAGGCACTTCCAGGATTAACCGTTAATCTGAAACTTGTACCATTCCAACAACGCTTAAAAGATGCGCAAAATGGTACATTTGACATGATTCTTTCAGGCTGGGGCGGAGACTATGCAGAACCTTCTACATTCCTCCAACTCTTTACCACAGGACAAGCCTATAACGATGGTAAATTCTCAAGTAAAGCCTATGATAAAGCATTTACAGCAGCGACGACCACGCCAGATGTCTTAGAGCCAGCCAAAGTAGATGCAGACTACAAAGAAGCAGAAACAGCACTCTATCAAGGCTCATACATCAATCCAGTAGATTTTCAAGCCAATCCAGCTCTGATGAATCCGAACATCAAAGGATTAGAATTTCACTCCACAGGACTTGCCTATGATTTGAAGACAGCATATTTAAAATAA
- a CDS encoding peptide ABC transporter substrate-binding protein, whose amino-acid sequence MKTWKKVTLGTVALGSAALLAACGSGSGSASKSSRAPQLAIPTDITTLDSSMATDTYSNIFIGNTEEGATRVNAEGKAVPALAKSVEASSDGLTYTIKLRDGLKWSNGDALTAKDFVYAWQRAVNPKTGSQYAYLMANIKGASEIMASKADPSTLGIKQVSDTEFTVTLTTPTPYFDFLLSQSVYYPLNQKFVEKYGKDYGTSSDKTLYSGPFVFKGKGWTGTNGSFKLVKNPDYWDKKNVKSDEVDYQVVKNPNTAVQLYKQGKLDQVGLGTPDLYNANKGYTKNTKLVKLKEATTDYIEYNQTGKGTSNPTAAKALQNKNIREALNLATDRATIVAQTTAGSTVATGLTPAGMAKTSDGTDFAEYAAQPYTYDPAKAKTLWEKGLKEIGATSVNLSYETDADSPTAKQQADFLQTSLAKNLPGLTITEKIVPFQQRLKDSQNHQFDMVNSLWGGDYAEPSTFLSLFIKGSGYNDGGFVNPTYQAAWDKASTLPDVTNDDARNADYKAAEKALYDESSINPIYFRTTPALRNTAMKGLQFNSTGLNYDLKGVYIK is encoded by the coding sequence ATGAAAACTTGGAAAAAAGTTACTTTAGGTACAGTAGCACTCGGCTCTGCAGCATTACTTGCTGCTTGTGGCTCAGGCTCAGGTTCAGCTTCAAAATCAAGTCGTGCACCACAGCTTGCCATTCCGACAGACATCACAACACTTGACTCGTCAATGGCGACTGATACATATTCAAATATTTTCATCGGTAACACTGAAGAAGGTGCAACACGTGTTAACGCTGAAGGGAAAGCAGTTCCAGCATTAGCTAAAAGTGTGGAAGCTTCATCGGATGGTTTGACTTATACCATTAAATTGAGAGATGGATTGAAATGGTCAAATGGAGATGCTCTTACAGCAAAAGATTTCGTCTATGCTTGGCAACGTGCAGTAAATCCTAAGACTGGTTCACAATATGCTTATCTCATGGCTAATATTAAAGGCGCATCTGAAATTATGGCAAGTAAAGCTGACCCAAGCACTCTTGGAATTAAACAAGTTTCAGATACAGAGTTCACCGTCACTTTGACGACACCAACACCATATTTTGACTTCTTGCTTTCTCAATCAGTTTATTATCCTTTAAATCAAAAGTTTGTTGAAAAGTATGGTAAAGACTATGGTACTTCATCAGATAAAACACTTTATTCAGGACCATTTGTCTTCAAAGGAAAAGGATGGACAGGAACCAATGGTTCATTCAAATTAGTTAAAAATCCTGACTACTGGGATAAGAAAAATGTAAAATCAGACGAAGTTGATTATCAAGTTGTCAAAAATCCAAATACAGCTGTTCAACTTTACAAACAAGGGAAACTTGACCAAGTTGGTCTAGGAACTCCAGACCTTTACAATGCGAATAAAGGCTACACTAAAAACACGAAACTTGTAAAACTTAAAGAAGCGACTACAGATTATATTGAATATAACCAAACAGGAAAAGGAACATCAAATCCTACTGCAGCCAAGGCTCTTCAAAACAAGAATATTCGTGAAGCATTGAATCTGGCAACAGACCGTGCGACTATCGTAGCTCAAACTACAGCAGGTTCAACAGTAGCAACAGGCTTGACACCAGCAGGTATGGCTAAGACTTCTGATGGTACAGACTTTGCAGAATATGCAGCTCAACCTTATACTTATGACCCAGCAAAAGCAAAAACACTTTGGGAAAAAGGATTGAAGGAAATCGGAGCAACATCTGTTAACCTTTCATACGAAACAGATGCTGATTCTCCAACAGCGAAACAACAAGCAGACTTCCTCCAAACATCATTGGCTAAAAACCTTCCAGGATTGACAATCACTGAAAAGATTGTACCATTCCAACAACGTTTGAAAGACTCTCAAAACCATCAATTTGACATGGTCAACTCACTTTGGGGTGGTGACTACGCAGAGCCATCTACATTCTTGTCACTCTTTATCAAAGGTTCAGGATACAATGATGGTGGATTTGTTAATCCAACTTATCAAGCAGCATGGGATAAAGCATCAACTCTTCCAGATGTGACAAATGATGATGCACGGAATGCAGACTATAAAGCAGCAGAAAAAGCACTTTATGATGAATCAAGTATCAATCCAATCTACTTCCGTACAACTCCAGCGCTTCGTAACACAGCGATGAAAGGATTGCAATTTAATTCTACAGGGCTTAACTACGACCTTAAAGGTGTGTATATCAAATAA
- a CDS encoding peptide ABC transporter substrate-binding protein — MKTWKKVTLGTVALGSAALLAACGGGSSSSSTSKNPQLELTTDITTLDSALATDTYSGEIIGNTQEGLTRVNNEGVAENALAKDIKVSDDGKVYTITLHDGLKWSDGTPLTAKDFVYSWQRAVNPATGSQYAYLYSDAGHIKNASEINSGKIKDLNQLGVVANSDTELTVTLTQPVPYFKFLLAAPVYAPVQKAAVEKYGKQYGTTSDKMVYSGPFVFKKNAGWTGTNANFSLVKNPNYYDKKNVKSNEIDFQVVKNPNTAVQLYKQGKLDEAPIASPELYSANKGFNGGKDYVPLKEATTAYIEYNQSGKGTSNPTAAKALQNVNIREAINLATNRNELVKQFYPGSAPATGLVPAGMATTQTGEDFSKYAAQPYTYDVAKAKELWQKGLKEIGAKSVNLTYTTDADKPVAKATADYLQTSLAKALPGLTITEKIVPFQQRLKDSQTQNFDMVMTLWGGDYAEPSTFLNLFTQNSGQNDGKVNNPAYEAAFNKASTLPDVMDDAARNADYKDAEQALFEQSSINPVYFRTTPSLRNPNLKGFNFHGTGLNYNLKGTYVK, encoded by the coding sequence ATGAAAACTTGGAAAAAAGTTACTCTAGGTACAGTTGCGCTTGGTTCAGCTGCACTTCTTGCAGCTTGTGGTGGAGGTTCATCTTCATCTTCAACTTCAAAAAATCCACAACTTGAGTTGACGACAGATATTACTACACTTGATTCTGCTTTGGCAACAGATACTTATTCTGGAGAAATCATCGGTAATACGCAAGAAGGTCTGACTCGAGTAAATAACGAAGGCGTTGCTGAAAATGCTCTTGCAAAAGACATTAAAGTTTCTGATGATGGTAAAGTTTACACCATCACTTTACATGATGGACTTAAATGGTCTGATGGAACACCTTTAACAGCAAAAGATTTTGTTTACTCTTGGCAACGTGCAGTTAATCCTGCAACAGGTTCACAGTACGCTTACCTTTATTCAGATGCGGGCCACATCAAAAATGCTTCTGAAATTAACTCAGGTAAGATTAAAGACCTGAATCAGCTCGGTGTAGTAGCGAATTCGGATACAGAGTTGACAGTTACATTGACACAACCAGTTCCTTACTTTAAATTCTTACTTGCAGCTCCTGTCTATGCTCCAGTACAAAAAGCTGCGGTAGAAAAATATGGCAAACAATATGGTACAACTTCTGATAAGATGGTTTACTCAGGTCCATTTGTCTTCAAGAAAAATGCTGGTTGGACAGGAACAAATGCTAACTTCTCACTCGTTAAAAATCCAAATTACTACGATAAGAAGAATGTAAAATCTAATGAAATTGATTTCCAAGTTGTGAAGAATCCTAATACAGCAGTACAGCTTTACAAACAAGGTAAACTTGATGAAGCACCAATCGCATCACCTGAACTTTATAGCGCTAACAAAGGCTTTAATGGTGGTAAAGATTATGTACCTTTGAAAGAAGCTACAACAGCATATATTGAGTATAACCAGTCTGGTAAAGGAACATCAAATCCTACTGCTGCTAAAGCATTGCAAAATGTGAATATTCGTGAGGCAATCAATCTTGCTACAAATCGTAATGAACTTGTTAAACAATTTTACCCAGGTTCAGCACCAGCGACAGGCTTAGTGCCAGCAGGTATGGCTACAACTCAAACAGGAGAAGATTTCTCTAAATATGCAGCTCAACCTTATACTTACGATGTAGCTAAAGCAAAAGAATTATGGCAAAAAGGTTTGAAAGAAATTGGTGCTAAATCTGTAAATCTTACTTATACAACTGATGCAGATAAACCAGTAGCCAAAGCAACAGCAGATTATCTCCAAACTTCTCTTGCTAAAGCCCTTCCAGGTTTGACAATCACTGAAAAAATCGTACCATTCCAACAACGTTTGAAAGATTCACAAACTCAAAACTTTGATATGGTAATGACACTTTGGGGTGGTGACTATGCAGAACCATCTACTTTCTTGAATCTCTTTACACAAAATTCAGGACAAAATGATGGTAAGGTTAATAACCCAGCATATGAAGCAGCCTTCAATAAAGCATCTACACTCCCAGATGTAATGGATGATGCAGCACGTAATGCTGATTACAAAGATGCAGAACAAGCACTCTTTGAACAATCAAGTATCAACCCAGTATATTTCCGTACTACACCATCACTTCGTAACCCTAACCTTAAAGGCTTTAACTTCCACGGTACAGGTTTGAATTACAACCTTAAAGGGACTTACGTTAAATAA
- a CDS encoding ABC transporter permease, whose amino-acid sequence MLVKYILKRVLLMVLTLFLVITATFFLMQVMPGTPFNNPKLSPDQVHALMITYGLDKPLWQQYLIYLGHAFTGNFGTSFTYMNQPVSMMIAQRLPVSAQLGVEAMIIAIVFGVLFGVLSARYRNTWVDGLLSVISTFAFSVPSFVVGTLLLLLFGYTLNVLPVTGWDGFGASTSVMPAIALSLASMAQVTAFVRSEMIESLSSDYILLARAKGLSSNEVLWKHALRNSLIPMLTLIGPMTAALLTGSVLIETIFSIPGIGQQFVQSIPSKDFPVIMGTTIVYAAMLMIMILVTDIITAFVDPRVRLD is encoded by the coding sequence ATGCTAGTTAAATATATTTTGAAGCGCGTCCTTTTGATGGTGCTCACTCTTTTCTTGGTTATCACAGCAACTTTCTTCTTAATGCAAGTTATGCCAGGGACACCATTCAATAATCCCAAATTATCACCAGACCAAGTTCATGCGTTGATGATTACTTATGGACTTGATAAACCACTTTGGCAACAGTACTTGATTTATCTAGGTCATGCTTTTACAGGTAACTTTGGTACATCTTTTACTTACATGAATCAACCTGTTAGTATGATGATTGCGCAACGTTTGCCAGTTTCTGCCCAACTTGGTGTCGAAGCGATGATTATTGCTATTGTCTTCGGTGTTCTATTTGGCGTATTGTCTGCTCGTTATCGTAATACTTGGGTTGATGGACTTTTGTCGGTCATCTCAACTTTTGCTTTCTCAGTTCCTTCATTTGTTGTTGGTACTTTATTACTCTTGCTTTTTGGTTATACATTAAATGTCTTGCCAGTTACGGGTTGGGATGGTTTCGGAGCTTCGACATCTGTCATGCCTGCAATCGCCCTCTCTCTAGCTTCTATGGCACAAGTGACAGCATTTGTACGTTCTGAGATGATAGAGTCTTTAAGTTCTGACTATATTCTCTTAGCTAGAGCGAAAGGTTTATCTAGCAATGAAGTGCTTTGGAAACACGCACTTCGTAACTCTCTTATCCCAATGCTTACCTTGATTGGTCCAATGACAGCTGCTCTTTTGACTGGTTCAGTTCTTATCGAAACCATCTTCAGTATTCCTGGTATTGGTCAACAATTTGTTCAATCTATCCCATCTAAAGACTTCCCAGTTATTATGGGGACGACAATCGTTTATGCAGCGATGTTGATGATTATGATTCTTGTGACGGATATTATCACGGCATTTGTTGATCCACGTGTAAGATTGGACTAG
- a CDS encoding ABC transporter permease, which produces MENVNNKFTLVGTKGSHDMELISKPALTFWQDAWRRFKKNKIAVVAMVVVVFTLLFALVSTVLVPQKAANNFNPNKVQVYKNLPPKIGNLGIPGFDGRFTPPGNSEASNVYKDQNVPKGTSFILGTDNLGRSLAKRTIVGLRISLLIAFAAILFDIFIGITYGLISGWVGGRVDNVMQRIIEIISSIPYLVIVTMLGMLFGQGVTSIILAIGMFIWTGIARQVRNLTLSWKEREFVLAARTLGESTFRIMVRHLLPNMLGVIIVQIMFDIPSVIFAEATLSAINLGVKPPTSSLGSLISDGISSLQFYPFQLAVPAVVLCLLSLSFFLFGYGLRDAFDPKSAD; this is translated from the coding sequence ATGGAAAATGTTAATAATAAATTTACCCTTGTGGGAACCAAAGGTTCTCATGATATGGAACTTATCTCAAAACCTGCTCTGACTTTCTGGCAAGATGCTTGGCGTCGATTTAAGAAGAATAAAATTGCAGTTGTCGCGATGGTTGTTGTTGTCTTTACTTTGCTCTTTGCACTGGTTTCTACTGTACTTGTTCCTCAAAAAGCAGCGAATAATTTTAACCCTAATAAAGTACAAGTTTATAAGAATTTACCTCCTAAAATCGGTAATCTTGGAATTCCTGGATTTGATGGTAGGTTTACCCCACCAGGTAACTCAGAAGCTTCCAATGTTTATAAAGACCAAAATGTTCCAAAAGGTACTTCATTCATTTTGGGAACGGATAATCTTGGACGGTCGTTGGCAAAACGTACGATTGTTGGTTTGCGTATCTCACTTTTGATTGCCTTTGCAGCGATTCTCTTTGATATTTTCATTGGTATTACCTATGGTTTGATTTCAGGCTGGGTCGGTGGTAGGGTCGATAATGTGATGCAGCGGATTATCGAAATCATTTCATCTATTCCTTATCTAGTTATTGTAACAATGTTGGGGATGCTTTTTGGTCAAGGGGTTACTTCAATTATCTTGGCGATTGGTATGTTTATTTGGACAGGGATTGCCAGACAGGTGCGTAACTTAACTTTGAGCTGGAAAGAACGGGAATTTGTCCTTGCAGCCCGTACCTTGGGAGAGTCTACTTTCCGAATCATGGTGCGTCATTTACTTCCTAATATGCTTGGTGTTATTATCGTTCAGATCATGTTTGATATTCCATCAGTTATCTTTGCTGAAGCTACGTTATCTGCAATTAATCTCGGAGTTAAGCCGCCAACATCTTCGCTTGGTTCATTAATTTCTGACGGTATTTCAAGTTTGCAATTTTATCCATTCCAACTTGCTGTGCCAGCCGTTGTCCTCTGTCTTTTGTCACTCTCATTCTTCCTCTTTGGTTATGGGCTTCGTGATGCGTTTGACCCTAAATCTGCGGATTAA
- a CDS encoding ABC transporter ATP-binding protein, translating to MSEETILEVKNLHVNFKTYAGQVKAIRDVSFSLEKGQTLAIVGESGSGKSVTTKTLMGLNAPNAEIPEGQLLYKGKDLLKNTEKEWQALRGNEISMIFQDPMTSLDPTMKIGKQIAEPLLKHNKGMSKKDALARALELMKQVGIPKAEEHINDYPHQWSGGMRQRAVIAIALAADPEILIADEPTTALDVTIQAQIMHMMAELQARIKSSIVFITHDLGVVAGFAHKVAVMYAGEIVEYGTVEEIFYNPQHPYTWGLLDSMPTVETDVDRLVSIPGTPPDLLNPPKGDAFAARNKYALDIDFEEEPPFFEVSPTHFAKTWLLDERAPKVEPSDNIKARWARWAKISGGAE from the coding sequence ATGTCTGAAGAAACAATCTTAGAAGTAAAAAATTTACACGTAAACTTTAAAACATATGCTGGACAAGTCAAGGCTATTCGTGATGTATCTTTTAGTTTAGAAAAAGGTCAAACGTTGGCCATCGTTGGCGAATCAGGTTCTGGGAAATCTGTAACAACTAAAACCTTGATGGGTTTGAATGCACCAAATGCTGAGATTCCTGAAGGGCAATTACTTTACAAAGGTAAAGACCTTCTTAAAAATACAGAGAAAGAGTGGCAAGCGCTCCGTGGAAATGAAATCTCAATGATTTTCCAAGACCCTATGACTTCTCTTGATCCAACAATGAAAATTGGAAAACAAATTGCGGAGCCTTTGTTAAAGCACAATAAAGGGATGAGTAAAAAAGATGCTTTAGCACGTGCGTTAGAATTGATGAAGCAAGTTGGTATTCCTAAAGCAGAAGAACATATTAATGATTATCCGCACCAATGGTCAGGTGGGATGCGTCAACGTGCGGTTATTGCGATTGCACTTGCGGCAGATCCAGAAATTCTGATTGCAGATGAACCTACTACGGCACTTGATGTAACAATTCAAGCACAAATCATGCATATGATGGCTGAATTGCAAGCACGTATTAAATCATCTATTGTGTTCATTACCCATGACCTTGGGGTAGTAGCTGGATTTGCACACAAAGTTGCGGTAATGTATGCGGGGGAAATTGTAGAATATGGAACGGTTGAGGAAATCTTTTACAATCCGCAACATCCTTATACATGGGGATTGTTAGACTCTATGCCTACAGTAGAAACAGATGTTGACCGTTTGGTTTCTATTCCAGGGACACCTCCCGACTTGCTTAATCCTCCTAAAGGGGATGCTTTTGCAGCGCGGAATAAATATGCTCTTGATATTGATTTTGAAGAAGAACCTCCATTTTTTGAAGTATCTCCTACGCATTTTGCGAAAACATGGTTGCTTGATGAAAGAGCACCAAAGGTTGAGCCTTCTGATAATATTAAAGCTCGTTGGGCTCGTTGGGCTAAAATTTCAGGAGGTGCGGAATAA